One stretch of Rana temporaria chromosome 10, aRanTem1.1, whole genome shotgun sequence DNA includes these proteins:
- the LOC120915957 gene encoding G protein-activated inward rectifier potassium channel 3-like — protein MVVPTSPAETKPAPHPMPPPTHPLLPLPDIMPRSVYKRHMSTTDINYPYPARPRQSVCISSDLPKYRCSSLKDGGLSNGRWYPRHAISAPDITRGPRYINMPPRGVFSAPATGPDKTPKQRCKLMEARLHQGKASTRKERQRYVAKDGKCQVNLGRIEEKGRFLSDIFTTIVDLKYRWFLFVFMMCYIVTWLIFATIYYLDAFWRNDLLHFENDDWNPCFQNVNNFISALLFSVETQRTIGYGYRMVTDNCQEGVYLVMAQSIVGSMIDALMVGCMFVKISRPKKRAQTLIFSQTCVVCPRDERLCLMFRIGDLRDSHMVDAKIRAKLIKSRQTFEGEFLPLEQSEINLGYETGEDRLFLVEPQVICHVIDENSPFYEMGPQELMREQFEIIVILEGIVEATGMTCQAKSSYLENEIIWGHRFEPCMTLEEGAFRVDYKRFHKTFEVQLPRCSAKEMEDMRDLEGSEFSLYWENGDFYAGRRHTMTDRGDGEEEEERRTQGEGFSDRTRRLIGNIDEERSADFNGSDYNL, from the exons ATGGTGGTCCCAACATCTCCAGCAGAGACCAAACCGGCTCCTCATCCGATGCCGCCACCTACTCACCCCCTTCTTCCACTTCCCGACATCATGCCCCGCAGTGTCTACAAACGTCATATGAGCACCACAGACATCAACTACCCCTACCCAGCCCGACCTCGCCAAAGCGTCTGCATCTCCTCCGACCTCCCAAAGTACCGCTGCTCTTCCCTAAAAGATGGCGGACTTTCCAATGGACGCTGGTACCCCCGCCATGCCATAAGCGCCCCTGACATTACTCGTGGACCTCGCTACATCAATATGCCACCCCGCGGGGTCTTTTCTGCCCCAGCAACAGGGCCCGATAAGACTCCAAAACAAAGATGCAAACTAATGGAGGCCAGGCTTCATCAAGGCAAGGCCTCCACGCGGAAAGAGCGTCAAAGGTACGTGGCAAAGGACGGCAAATGTCAAGTCAACTTGGGACGCATTGAAGAGAAGGGACGCTTCCTGTCGGACATTTTCACTACCATCGTTGATCTCAAGTACCGCTGGTTCCTCTTTGTGTTCATGATGTGCTACATTGTGACGTGGCTGATCTTTGCCACCATCTACTACCTAGATGCCTTCTGGCGCAATGATTTGCTCCACTTTGAAAACGATGACTGGAACCCATGCTTTCAGAACGTCAACAACTTTATATCAGCCTTGCTTTTCTCCGTGGAGACCCAGCGTACCATCGGATACGGTTACCGTATGGTGACGGACAACTGCCAAGAAGGGGTCTACCTGGTCATGGCCCAGTCCATTGTGGGCTCCATGATTGACGCTCTCATGGTAGGCTGCATGTTTGTCAAAATTTCCCGCCCCAAGAAGAGAGCCCAGACACTGATCTTCAGCCAGACCTGTGTGGTGTGCCCGCGGGATGAGCGTCTCTGCTTGATGTTCCGTATCGGCGACCTACGAGACAGCCACATGGTGGACGCCAAAATCAGGGCGAAGCTCATTAAGTCACGACAGACATTTGAAGGGGAATTCCTTCCCCTGGAACAGTCAGAAATAAACCTTGGCTATGAGACGGGAGAAGATCGATTATTCCTGGTGGAGCCGCAAGTCATCTGTCACGTGATTGACGAAAACAGCCCTTTTTATGAGATGGGACCACAGGAACTTATGCGAGAGCAGTTTGAGATCATCGTAATTTTGGAAGGAATTGTAGAAGCCACGG GTATGACCTGCCAGGCCAAAAGCTCTTACTTGGAGAACGAAATCATCTGGGGTCACCGTTTCGAGCCCTGCATGACCCTGGAGGAGGGCGCCTTCCGCGTGGACTACAAACGCTTCCACAAGACCTTCGAGGTCCAGCTACCCCGCTGCAGCGCCAAGGAGATGGAGGACATGAGGGATCTGGAGGGTTCGGAGTTCAGCTTGTACTGGGAGAATGGAGACTTCTACGCGGGGCGCCGACACACCATGACAGATAGGGGGgacggggaggaggaggaggagaggaggactcAAGGAGAGGGCTTTTCAGATCGCACTAGGAGGCTGATTGGAAACATCGACGAAGAACGCAGCGCAGACTTCAATGGCAGCGACTACAACCTCTGA